The Candidatus Palauibacter australiensis genomic interval GGCGCTCGCGAACCTTGAACGTGCCGAAGCCGCGAATCTCGATGTGGTTGCCTTGTACGACGGCTCCCTTGACGGCGTTGAGAAATGCGTTGACCACCGCGGCGCAGTCCCGCTTCGTCACGCCGGGGCCGATGGCCTCGTGGACCTGTTCGATGAGATCCGCCTTCGTCATCTCCCTCTCCTCCGAGCGTTGTGCAACCGTTCAAGAATGGTGTTCCGCTCCGGGATGGGAGCGGCTTATCTCAGTTCAAAGAGGAGTCTCGGGGCGCTTGGGCGCAGGGGCGCCAGCGACCCGATCCACGTTCGCGCATCGCCGAGGCTCAGTCCGCCGATCAGGTCGAACAGATTCAAGGTCGGTTCGCGCGGCCGCACGACGGTCGGATCCGCTCCCAGCCCCGCCATCCGGCCCGCGAGTTCGATGGTCTCGGGCAGGGTCATGAGGCCGTCAACGAGTCCGAGTTCGTTCGCCTGCCGGCCCGTGAACACCCGGCCGTCCGCCAGCCGGCGCACGGTCTCCCGGTCCAGGTCCCGGTTGTCGGACACGACCTCGACGAACTGCTCGTGTACGTCGCTCACGAGTTCCTCGAGGATCTCGCGGTCCTCGGGAGAGAGGGCGCGCCCGTAGCCGCCCAGATCCTTGTGCTCCGCGCTCGCCACGACTTCCCAGTCGACGCCGACCTTGCGGAACAACTCCTCTGCGTTGGGAAATTCCATGATGACGCCGATGGACCCGGTCATCGTGCCGGGCAGCGCGAACACGCTGTCGGCCCCGACCGCGGCGTAGTATCCGCCGGAGGCGCCCACATCGCCCATCCAGGCGAGGACGGGCCGGTCGTCGTCGTCCCGCAGGGCGCGAATGGCTTCGAAGATGCTCTGCGAAGCCCCGACGGTTCCTCCCGGGGACTCGATCTCGATCACGAAGGCGCGCACGCCGGGGTCCTCTCGAAAGCCGTCGAGCGTCTTCGTGAAGGCGGCTTCGTCCGTGATCACGCCGCGCAGCGGAACGACCGCGACGCGCCCCCCGGCGAGAAACGACGTATTCCCCACCGTCCACCAGATGGAGAGGATCGCGCCCACGCCGAAGATCCCGAGCAGCGCCAGGAGGGCGATCACCGTGTTTCGCTTGTCGTAGGTCACGTCGCGCCGCGGTCCGTGAGTGTGGGTCGGTGGGCGGAGGCCCGACGCAACCTAGACAACATATGGTCAACGTTCAACGGATCGCGCACCGATCGTTCGCGGATCGCGCACGGATCGCGCACGGTCAACTCGGGACGGAGCTTCCGGCACTTCGCATCGTCTCGACGAAGCGGTTGAACAGATACCGGCTGTCGTGGGGTCCCGGAGCCGATTCGGGGTGGTACTGGACCGCGAACACCGGCCGCTCGCGGTGGACCAACCCTTCCACCGTGCCGTCGTTCAGATTTCGGTGCGTGATCTCGAGATCGTCTCCGCCCTCGATCCGTCCATCTTTTTCGAGCACCGAGAAGCCGTGGTTCTGCGAGGTGATCTCGACGGCGCCCGTGGCGTGGTTGAGCACGGGGTGATTCCCGCCCCGGTGCCCGTACGGCAGCTTGTAGTTCGTGCCCCCGAAGGCCCGCGCGATGAGCTGGTGTCCGAGGCAGATGCCGAACAGCGGGACCCCGGCGTCGCTCAGCGTGCGGATGCGCTCGACGGCGCCCGGCACGGCCTCCGGATCGCCGGGTCCGTTGGAGACGAAGACGCCGTCCGGGCGGGCGGCCAGCAGTTCCTCGGCGTCCGTGTCGCAGGGGACGACGCGCACGCGGTATCCCTCCCGGCGGAAGAGGTCGAGGCTTCGCGTCTTCACGCCGTAGTCGAGGCAGAGGACGAGGCCGCGCTCGGCGGCGCCATCGAGGGGAGCGAGTTCGTACGGTTCGGGCGTCGAGACGGCGGTGGCGAGGTCGCGCCCGGACATCTCCGGCTCGGCGGCCAGGCGCTCGGCGGCCCGCTCCGGCGACACCCCGTCGTGCGCGATGACGGCCCGCATCGCGCCCGCATCGCGGATATGGCGCGTCAGGGCCCGCGTGTCCGCGCCCACCAGCGTCGGAATCCCGTGCGACGCGAGGTACTCGGGCAGCGTGGAATCGGCCGGCCCGGACCCGATCTCATGCGACAGGTGCCTCACGACGAAGCCCGCGACCCACGGCCGCCGCGACTGAACGTCGGGATCGCGGATGCCGTACACCCCCTGCATGGGCGCGGTCATGACGACGATCTGCGCGGCGAAGGAGGGATCCGTGAGCACCTCGTGATATCCCGTCATTACCGTCGTGAAGACGGCTTCGCCGGCGGTCTCGGTCTCGGGGCCCGCGTAGGCGCCGTCGAAGCGGCGGCCGTCTTCGAGCAGGAGGTATCCGGGGCGTGCTTGCGTCTCGCTCAAGTGGCGCGTCCAATGTGGCGGTTGAAGGTGCGGGGACCCGGGCATCGGCTCGCGGCCCGCGTGCCGGGCGAACCCAAGCCGCGGGAGGCGCGTTGACCACCGACTCCGGACCCGGGCGGGAGAGCGGGACCGACGCTCCGCTCGTTCATATCTTCGCCGACGAGTCCTGCCTCGGCAACCAGTTCGAGAATCGCCGGAATCCGGGGGCGGCCGCCGGTCTCATCGAACGGTTCGACGAGCGCGGGGGCTGGTATCGGCGGGACTACGCCCACTTCGATCCGGACACGACGAACAACCGCATGGCGATCGTCTCCGGCATCGTCGGGCTCGGCGCCCTGCGGCGGGCGTGCCGCGTCGTCTTCACGAGCGACAGCCAGTATCTCGTCCGCGGGATGAAGGAGTGGGTACACGGCTGGGCCCGCCGAGGCTGGCGGCGCAAGGGCGGACCGATCGAGAACCTCGACCTGTGGCGGGAACTCGTGCGGGTCGCCGCGCGGCACCGCGTGGAGTGGCGTTGGACCCGGGGACACGCCGACGACGTGAAGAACGCCTACGCGGACCACCTGGCGGTGACGGCGGCGCGGAAGCGGCGCGGCACCGACGGACTCGTCCCGTCCGGGTTCGAGAGCTGGCTCGCGGAGGCGCAGGAGAAGGAGCGGTACATCGAGTTTCTGGACCTGCCGAGCGAAGCGTTCGCCGAGGACCCCCGCCCGCCTGACTAGCCGGGGTTCCCGCTCCCCGAGTCGGGGTTCCCTTCCCCGCCTTCCGTTCCATCCCCTTCCGCGGCGCCCTCCTCGGACCCCGGTGCGGCGGCGTCATCGGAGGGGGCTGCGCCTTCACCGAGATCGGGCGTCACCTCCAGGAGCGAAGCCGGCGCTTCGGGGAGGCTCTGCTGGCCGGGAAGTCCCTGGCGCAGGATCGATTCCGGCGCCGCGTCCGGACGGGAGGAGAGCACGGTCAGCACGAGCGCGAGGAAGAGGAAACTCCCCCCGCCGTACCAGCTCGCCTTCGTCAGCGCGTTGGCCGCCTGGCGTCCTCCCATGAAGGAGTCCGTGGAGGACGAGGCCCCGCCGAAGGAGGCGGCGAGCCCCCCGCCCTTCGCGGACTGGAGGAGGATCATCACGCACAGCACGAGCGCGATCAGCGATATCAATACGATCAGAAACGGGAACATCTTCTACCCTGGCTTGATTCGTTCCTTCGTTGGAAGGCCCTAACCTTGCTGCCCTTCCAAGCTTGAATCCTGTGTCCAGAACCTAGCACAATCCCGACGATCCCGCCCACCTGCCCGGTCGCCTCACGCTGCCAGCGGCCTGGTGTCGTACTGCGCCCAGAGGACCCAGAGCGCCCAGTCGAGGTCCAGGGGGTCGCCCATCCAGAGGCTGGTC includes:
- a CDS encoding integration host factor subunit beta; this translates as MTKADLIEQVHEAIGPGVTKRDCAAVVNAFLNAVKGAVVQGNHIEIRGFGTFKVRERRTRMARNPRTGDPVRVPPRKVPVFKPSRLLRDEVASSLGD
- the sppA gene encoding signal peptide peptidase SppA encodes the protein MTYDKRNTVIALLALLGIFGVGAILSIWWTVGNTSFLAGGRVAVVPLRGVITDEAAFTKTLDGFREDPGVRAFVIEIESPGGTVGASQSIFEAIRALRDDDDRPVLAWMGDVGASGGYYAAVGADSVFALPGTMTGSIGVIMEFPNAEELFRKVGVDWEVVASAEHKDLGGYGRALSPEDREILEELVSDVHEQFVEVVSDNRDLDRETVRRLADGRVFTGRQANELGLVDGLMTLPETIELAGRMAGLGADPTVVRPREPTLNLFDLIGGLSLGDARTWIGSLAPLRPSAPRLLFELR
- the carA gene encoding glutamine-hydrolyzing carbamoyl-phosphate synthase small subunit, producing the protein MSETQARPGYLLLEDGRRFDGAYAGPETETAGEAVFTTVMTGYHEVLTDPSFAAQIVVMTAPMQGVYGIRDPDVQSRRPWVAGFVVRHLSHEIGSGPADSTLPEYLASHGIPTLVGADTRALTRHIRDAGAMRAVIAHDGVSPERAAERLAAEPEMSGRDLATAVSTPEPYELAPLDGAAERGLVLCLDYGVKTRSLDLFRREGYRVRVVPCDTDAEELLAARPDGVFVSNGPGDPEAVPGAVERIRTLSDAGVPLFGICLGHQLIARAFGGTNYKLPYGHRGGNHPVLNHATGAVEITSQNHGFSVLEKDGRIEGGDDLEITHRNLNDGTVEGLVHRERPVFAVQYHPESAPGPHDSRYLFNRFVETMRSAGSSVPS
- a CDS encoding ribonuclease HI; the encoded protein is MTTDSGPGRESGTDAPLVHIFADESCLGNQFENRRNPGAAAGLIERFDERGGWYRRDYAHFDPDTTNNRMAIVSGIVGLGALRRACRVVFTSDSQYLVRGMKEWVHGWARRGWRRKGGPIENLDLWRELVRVAARHRVEWRWTRGHADDVKNAYADHLAVTAARKRRGTDGLVPSGFESWLAEAQEKERYIEFLDLPSEAFAEDPRPPD
- the secG gene encoding preprotein translocase subunit SecG — its product is MFPFLIVLISLIALVLCVMILLQSAKGGGLAASFGGASSSTDSFMGGRQAANALTKASWYGGGSFLFLALVLTVLSSRPDAAPESILRQGLPGQQSLPEAPASLLEVTPDLGEGAAPSDDAAAPGSEEGAAEGDGTEGGEGNPDSGSGNPG